One Campylobacterota bacterium DNA window includes the following coding sequences:
- the thrC gene encoding threonine synthase produces MKFIETRGNDGNHPLEITFSEAILSPIASFGGLYVPKELPDLGESFLNKHLNSSYKELAKDLLATLAIDIESSVIDEALSLYDKFDDPANPVPVVKVREDLFVSELYHGPTRAFKDMALQPFGVVLSSIAQKRGEEYLILAATSGDTGPAALETFKNRPNVRVACLYPDGGTSDVQRLQMVTEDAPNLKVIGIKGDFDDAQSALKRLLGSQTFKETLKTKHISLSAANSVNFGRIIFQIIYHIHSYLELVRQNVIAMGEKVYLDVPSGNFGNALGGYYAFKMGLPVEKIIIASNENNVLTRLINTGRYDLRGEKVVPTTSPAMDILISSNVERILFDLFGADRTKELMKGLESERFYALSDDETMKLQSLFAADYCNGAEGKGYIKEAFDGGYLMDPHTATCFKAYDCCATKPIKTIVYSTAEWTKFSPTIANALTGETGARDIDALEAISKTASTPIPAMIKGLFTKPITQATVIDKENIENEILSFLN; encoded by the coding sequence ATGAAATTTATTGAAACACGCGGAAACGACGGAAATCACCCCCTGGAAATCACCTTCTCCGAAGCGATTTTGAGCCCTATCGCTTCGTTTGGCGGATTGTACGTTCCCAAAGAGCTCCCCGATCTTGGGGAATCTTTTTTGAACAAGCATCTGAACTCCTCGTACAAAGAATTGGCCAAAGATTTGCTCGCCACTTTGGCGATCGACATCGAATCTTCGGTGATCGACGAAGCGCTTTCGCTGTACGACAAATTCGATGACCCCGCCAATCCGGTTCCGGTGGTCAAAGTCCGCGAAGACCTCTTTGTGAGCGAACTTTATCACGGTCCGACCCGTGCGTTCAAGGATATGGCGCTTCAGCCCTTCGGCGTAGTGCTTAGCTCCATCGCGCAAAAACGGGGCGAAGAGTATCTGATTTTGGCGGCAACAAGCGGCGATACGGGTCCTGCGGCGCTGGAGACGTTCAAAAACCGTCCCAACGTCCGCGTCGCCTGCCTCTACCCCGATGGCGGAACCTCGGACGTACAGCGGCTCCAGATGGTGACCGAGGATGCCCCCAACCTCAAAGTGATCGGGATTAAAGGGGATTTCGACGACGCCCAGAGTGCGCTGAAACGGCTGTTGGGCTCACAAACGTTCAAAGAGACCCTCAAAACGAAACATATCTCCCTTTCTGCAGCCAATTCGGTTAACTTCGGGCGGATCATTTTCCAGATCATCTACCACATCCACAGTTACCTCGAACTGGTGCGCCAGAACGTCATCGCCATGGGCGAAAAAGTCTATCTCGACGTTCCGAGCGGAAATTTCGGGAATGCTCTGGGGGGATACTACGCGTTCAAAATGGGACTTCCGGTCGAGAAAATCATCATCGCTTCGAACGAAAACAACGTGTTGACCCGCCTCATCAACACCGGACGTTACGATCTGCGCGGCGAGAAGGTCGTACCGACCACCTCTCCGGCGATGGACATCCTCATTTCGAGCAACGTCGAGCGGATTTTGTTCGATCTCTTCGGAGCCGATCGGACCAAAGAGTTGATGAAGGGGCTTGAGAGCGAACGTTTCTATGCCCTGAGCGACGACGAGACGATGAAGCTTCAGTCGCTGTTCGCCGCGGATTACTGCAACGGTGCCGAAGGCAAAGGGTACATCAAGGAGGCGTTTGACGGCGGATACCTGATGGATCCGCATACGGCGACCTGTTTCAAAGCGTATGACTGCTGCGCGACCAAACCGATCAAAACGATCGTCTATTCGACCGCCGAGTGGACGAAGTTTTCTCCGACGATCGCCAATGCGCTCACCGGAGAAACGGGCGCACGTGATATCGACGCCCTCGAAGCGATTTCCAAAACCGCTTCCACCCCGATCCCCGCGATGATCAAAGGGCTCTTCACCAAACCCATCACCCAGGCGACCGTGATCGATAAAGAAAACATCGAAAACGAAATCCTCTCCTTCTTGAACTGA
- a CDS encoding nitrate- and nitrite sensing domain-containing protein — protein MHSISIINRLRLLLSVPMFLIVLASLAYGYYLFNQMNTLQTLHKRVDQIKYVAVLIHELQSERSLSTAALTRSGGETEPALQLQRGKVDRALRNLKSASDSETTAFKSSCATFDTLQRHRGNVDKRSVRPIDSFDYYTRLISQMRSDYLAIVLTVSDVSLRNDFQAYTNLMAIKETLSQMQSLLNTSFSQKRMGHDLYVRLILSKGEHDTAAGRFETLASERFRSMYRKTFTGPDINTTYRMIDLSIRSRHESPAMAPAEWLRISALSLEKLRLSEKHNFAVIEDKLHTRIFEAREYLVIVIALLSLTIGLILWLGYRIADNIRKNFKLLDEYKNAVDRSSIVSKTDKKGRITYANEKFCAISGFSHDELIGKPHSMVRHKDMPKQTFKEMWATIIKGDPWHGVVKNRTKEGSYYWVDATINPILDHKGNIEEFIAIRSDITETIRLHEELEQTQQEMISRIGEIGETRSRETGYHVRRVAEYSRLLAQKYGLSEEETTVLSNASPMHDIGKVGIPDHILNKPGPLTSEEWEIMRTHCRIGYDLFRDSSKPLLKAASIIAYEHHEKYDGSGYPRGLKAEEIHIFGRITAVADVFDALGSDRCYKKAWELDDILALLRSQRGTHFDPVLIDIFFDHLDEFLAIRDAYSEKNHYPQQNVPESAATEKS, from the coding sequence ATGCACTCGATCAGCATTATCAACCGGCTACGCCTATTGCTGTCGGTTCCGATGTTCCTGATCGTGCTGGCCTCCCTGGCCTACGGATATTATCTGTTCAACCAGATGAATACGCTGCAGACGCTGCATAAAAGAGTCGATCAGATCAAGTACGTCGCGGTGCTGATCCATGAATTGCAATCCGAACGTTCCCTCAGCACGGCGGCCCTGACCCGCAGCGGTGGAGAAACGGAACCGGCGTTGCAGCTCCAGCGCGGCAAAGTCGATCGCGCGCTTCGAAACCTTAAAAGCGCCTCCGACAGCGAAACGACCGCTTTCAAATCCTCCTGCGCGACGTTCGACACCCTCCAGCGCCATCGGGGCAACGTCGATAAGCGTTCGGTACGCCCGATCGATTCGTTCGACTACTATACCCGCCTCATCAGCCAGATGCGTTCGGATTACCTCGCCATCGTCCTCACCGTCAGCGACGTATCGCTGCGAAACGACTTTCAGGCCTACACCAACCTCATGGCCATCAAAGAGACCCTCAGCCAGATGCAGTCTCTGCTGAACACCTCTTTCTCCCAAAAGCGGATGGGGCATGACCTCTACGTCCGACTGATCCTCTCCAAAGGAGAGCACGATACCGCCGCGGGACGTTTCGAAACGCTTGCCTCCGAACGGTTCCGCTCCATGTACCGTAAAACCTTCACAGGGCCCGACATCAACACCACCTACCGGATGATCGACCTCTCGATACGTTCCCGGCACGAATCGCCCGCTATGGCTCCCGCCGAATGGCTCCGCATCTCCGCCCTGTCCCTCGAAAAACTCCGCCTGAGCGAAAAACACAATTTCGCGGTTATCGAAGACAAACTTCATACCCGCATCTTCGAAGCACGCGAGTATCTCGTCATCGTCATCGCCCTCCTTTCACTGACCATCGGACTGATCCTGTGGCTGGGGTACCGGATCGCCGACAACATCCGCAAAAACTTCAAACTCCTCGACGAATACAAAAACGCCGTCGACCGCAGCAGCATCGTTTCCAAAACCGATAAAAAAGGGCGGATCACCTACGCCAACGAAAAATTTTGCGCCATTTCGGGATTCAGCCACGACGAGCTGATCGGTAAACCGCACAGCATGGTCCGGCACAAAGACATGCCCAAACAAACCTTCAAAGAGATGTGGGCGACGATTATCAAAGGGGACCCCTGGCACGGCGTCGTCAAAAACCGGACCAAAGAGGGGTCGTATTACTGGGTTGACGCGACGATCAATCCGATCCTCGACCACAAAGGGAACATCGAGGAATTCATCGCGATCCGCAGCGACATCACCGAAACGATCCGATTGCACGAAGAACTCGAACAGACCCAGCAGGAGATGATCTCCCGCATCGGGGAGATCGGCGAAACCCGCAGCCGCGAAACCGGCTACCACGTCCGGCGCGTGGCGGAATACTCCCGATTGCTCGCGCAGAAATACGGCCTGAGCGAAGAAGAAACGACCGTCCTGTCCAACGCCAGCCCGATGCACGACATCGGCAAAGTGGGAATCCCCGACCACATCCTGAACAAACCCGGCCCGCTGACCTCCGAGGAGTGGGAAATCATGCGTACCCACTGCCGCATCGGCTACGACCTCTTCCGCGATTCGTCCAAGCCGCTGCTCAAGGCCGCCTCGATCATCGCCTACGAACACCATGAAAAATACGACGGCTCGGGATACCCCAGAGGACTGAAAGCCGAAGAGATCCATATTTTCGGACGGATTACCGCGGTAGCCGACGTTTTCGATGCTTTGGGAAGTGACCGCTGCTATAAAAAAGCATGGGAACTCGACGACATTCTCGCCCTGCTTAGAAGCCAGCGCGGAACCCATTTCGATCCGGTGCTGATCGATATCTTTTTCGACCATCTGGACGAATTCCTCGCGATCCGGGACGCCTACAGCGAAAAAAATCATTACCCGCAGCAGAACGTTCCGGAATCGGCCGCAACGGAGAAATCATAA
- a CDS encoding FAD-dependent oxidoreductase has translation MKNVTILGGGIAGIEAAIYYRKEGFQVELISDRSYLFVYPIAIWIPVHLNRFDDATLSLDRLAARHGFTLTIDRVSALNAATRTITLQEGGERTVEHLVIAIGAGKMKHEGIAHTLSICGAPEQSLQLKEKIDALIARGSGKIAFGFGGNPNDPSGVRGGPGFELFFNLHHRLKKLGIRENFEMTFFAPMPSPGARMGNKALCMMDTMFKRNRFATRYGKKIKRFEAGEIVFEDDSTLASDLTMFIPAGDGSELVRNSDLPQNAAGFIRIDGHCEIEGVEGWYAIGDAAALEGPDWKAKQGHIAEIMARNAAHNSAVSFGLKREAKKTYHGHLNILCLMDMGNGAGFVYRDDVKARLIPMPFFGHWLKIGWGWYYKLSKMGYIPRLPGL, from the coding sequence ATGAAAAACGTGACCATCCTCGGCGGCGGAATCGCCGGAATCGAAGCCGCCATCTACTATCGCAAAGAAGGTTTCCAAGTCGAACTCATCAGTGACCGCAGCTATCTGTTCGTTTATCCTATCGCGATCTGGATTCCCGTCCACCTCAACCGCTTCGACGACGCCACCCTTTCACTGGACCGGCTCGCCGCACGGCACGGATTCACACTGACCATCGACCGCGTTAGCGCACTCAACGCCGCAACCCGTACCATCACCCTCCAAGAAGGGGGCGAACGCACGGTAGAACACCTCGTCATCGCGATCGGGGCGGGCAAGATGAAACACGAAGGGATCGCCCATACCCTCTCGATCTGCGGTGCACCCGAACAATCGCTCCAGCTCAAAGAAAAGATCGACGCCCTCATCGCCCGAGGCAGCGGCAAAATCGCCTTCGGCTTCGGCGGCAACCCCAACGATCCCAGCGGAGTGCGCGGGGGACCGGGATTCGAACTCTTTTTCAACCTCCATCACCGTCTCAAAAAACTCGGCATTCGCGAAAATTTCGAAATGACTTTTTTCGCACCGATGCCCTCTCCCGGCGCCCGGATGGGGAATAAAGCCCTGTGCATGATGGATACGATGTTCAAGCGCAACCGTTTCGCGACCCGTTACGGCAAAAAAATAAAGCGATTCGAAGCCGGGGAAATCGTGTTCGAAGACGACAGTACCCTCGCAAGTGACCTGACGATGTTTATCCCCGCCGGAGACGGTTCCGAACTGGTCAGAAACTCCGATCTGCCGCAAAACGCGGCCGGGTTCATCCGCATCGACGGCCACTGTGAAATCGAAGGGGTGGAAGGGTGGTACGCCATCGGCGACGCCGCCGCGCTAGAAGGCCCCGACTGGAAAGCCAAACAGGGGCACATCGCCGAAATCATGGCCCGCAACGCGGCCCACAACAGTGCGGTCTCTTTCGGCCTCAAGCGCGAAGCGAAAAAAACCTATCACGGCCATCTCAACATCCTGTGCCTGATGGATATGGGCAACGGGGCGGGCTTCGTCTACCGCGACGACGTCAAAGCCCGTCTTATTCCGATGCCGTTCTTCGGACACTGGCTCAAAATCGGGTGGGGATGGTATTACAAACTGTCCAAAATGGGCTATATCCCCAGATTGCCGGGGCTGTAA
- a CDS encoding tyrosine-type recombinase/integrase: protein MAQRLIKVNLRGYQCRGIYFEDSQNLFESSEIDDSYPHQKIKPPFKIILRTTVMKRGKKVTSKKTFSFTDKGITFKRAVEKVSGLRDSFRDDLTFKRKEEVKKNVTLREAWDQYISERDANGKLSKQNIDIQKLVFDKYMEEIEHLPVSQIETEDLQQIVNSILASGKKPRTAKLIQDYLRPFFKAAKIYPNPATDIELPTFDNTVRFELSKPKAKALVQAMSSYPEPTIRGVMSFLLDGRRLGEILLMEWTSVNIPSRSYTVQSFTTKNRKTAQYQLRDDTAEVLDAIPKISKYIFPARIDTNRPMSKETFRNHWVKILQKLDINMRIHDIRHLIGGTLVNSGATLEQIAAVLGHSSTTITKRYSKVKKETAANALNQFHNAMK, encoded by the coding sequence ATGGCCCAACGTCTCATCAAAGTAAATCTCAGGGGATACCAATGCCGCGGCATCTATTTTGAAGACTCGCAAAACCTCTTCGAATCCTCCGAAATCGACGACTCCTATCCTCATCAAAAAATCAAACCACCTTTTAAAATCATCCTACGTACTACAGTCATGAAGCGCGGGAAAAAAGTCACTTCTAAAAAAACATTCTCGTTCACTGATAAGGGTATTACTTTCAAACGCGCAGTTGAGAAAGTGTCTGGACTACGAGACAGCTTCCGCGACGATCTCACTTTTAAACGCAAAGAAGAGGTGAAAAAAAACGTGACGCTCAGAGAGGCGTGGGATCAGTACATCTCGGAGCGAGATGCGAATGGAAAGTTATCGAAACAAAACATCGACATTCAAAAGCTGGTATTTGACAAATACATGGAAGAGATAGAGCATCTCCCCGTTTCGCAGATAGAGACTGAAGACCTGCAGCAGATCGTGAACTCTATTCTGGCATCAGGGAAAAAACCCCGCACGGCAAAACTGATCCAGGACTATCTCAGGCCTTTTTTCAAAGCGGCGAAGATATATCCTAACCCAGCTACGGATATTGAGCTACCTACATTCGACAATACGGTCCGTTTCGAATTATCGAAGCCAAAAGCAAAAGCTCTGGTGCAGGCAATGTCATCTTACCCAGAGCCAACAATCCGGGGGGTAATGTCTTTTTTGCTGGACGGCAGACGTCTTGGAGAGATTCTGCTCATGGAGTGGACATCGGTCAATATTCCAAGCCGATCGTACACGGTTCAGTCATTCACCACGAAGAACCGCAAAACAGCCCAGTATCAGCTCAGAGATGACACGGCGGAAGTATTGGACGCAATCCCGAAGATATCGAAGTACATCTTCCCGGCACGGATCGACACGAACAGACCGATGAGCAAGGAGACGTTCCGGAATCACTGGGTCAAGATTCTGCAAAAGCTGGACATCAATATGAGAATCCACGATATCAGGCACCTTATCGGCGGCACCCTGGTAAACTCAGGGGCGACGCTGGAACAGATCGCCGCGGTGCTTGGACATAGCTCTACGACGATCACAAAACGGTACTCAAAAGTCAAAAAAGAGACGGCAGCAAATGCGCTGAACCAGTTTCACAATGCTATGAAATAA
- a CDS encoding glycosyl hydrolase 108 family protein: MADFSIAYARTAENEGGYANHIGDRGGETFHGIARKYWPMWKGWELIDAHRSKFPREIHSPSSWRKVDKILEAEPRLKELVRRFYLVNFWDDIEGDRIKSQEVANILYDWAVNSGEGSPAKSVQRIVGAKIDGDIGPATAAKINAYPAQESLQTLLRTERVKMVREIVRRDPSQGVFLDGWIERAQNA; encoded by the coding sequence ATGGCTGATTTTTCAATCGCCTATGCGCGTACTGCAGAGAATGAGGGGGGCTATGCGAACCACATCGGAGACCGTGGTGGAGAGACATTTCACGGCATCGCCCGGAAATACTGGCCGATGTGGAAGGGGTGGGAACTAATCGACGCGCACCGCTCGAAATTCCCGCGCGAAATTCACTCCCCATCGAGCTGGCGTAAGGTGGACAAAATACTCGAAGCAGAGCCACGTCTCAAAGAGCTTGTGCGCCGCTTCTACCTGGTCAATTTTTGGGACGACATCGAGGGGGACCGGATCAAGTCGCAGGAAGTAGCGAACATTCTCTACGACTGGGCCGTCAACAGCGGAGAGGGTTCACCGGCCAAATCGGTGCAGCGGATAGTTGGGGCGAAAATAGACGGAGATATAGGCCCGGCAACTGCCGCGAAGATTAACGCATACCCAGCACAGGAATCACTCCAAACGCTGCTGCGTACCGAGCGGGTCAAGATGGTGCGCGAGATCGTGCGACGCGATCCGAGTCAGGGGGTGTTTCTGGACGGCTGGATCGAGAGGGCTCAAAATGCGTAA
- a CDS encoding phage tail protein gives MALLTTVHNPFDPIGSREIKEVPSGKPIYAVIDGFYCQFDVVVSLNGTITHDYEYVIKPEDHIGFVAVPGKGGGKNPMMVVAAIALAVATAGASSAASGALTAAGYGATAAAVGGAVAGMAVAMVGGMLINSLLAPSAQSVGSIEDMSSSPTYGWESARNQNNEGVPLPIIYGKAKLVPPVISQYVETSGNKQYLNVLYALNDGEIASVSDIYINGNPIGFYSEVSYDVRLGTNNQSLIPSFDNTRVDTSVGSKLGTSETIRRTSYNNVSAFTVVVAAPAGMYYANNTGGLDYVKVELDIKYRMVGSSAWISLTQYSPVYETQVVWDEALGEYVETNVLTGYASNTVVCGASTSPLRSTFSVDNLPQGQYEISVKRISTESTSSRMQDKVFFESFTEVIYDDFTYPNTALLSIRALATDQLSGSMPTISCVVNRGANTSNPSVAAQNILTTIGGEINQGAFDAWSQWCTSENLECNIVFDSEVNVRDALNMVGLLGRANIIQIGSEFTPLIEKEEILPVQRFLFTMGNIIQDSFREDYLPLSDRSNVVEITYYDASLEYERQSVELYQHGFDESTDTVRKASIALYGCTSRAQAIRHGRFQLNKNRYLTNTVSFEADVDAIACTIGDIIDVSHDVPQWGYSGRFLKASLVDDMSWAFIQSTTVNGVIASVLNTRLMQIDRIVTLLPGVEYGIAVRLKDDSRYTVSISTDTFTETDILPMPNSIDAQRYDLYAFGTTNRVSKMFRVITINRSSDQRRKINAIEYIPEVYNDTTDTIEVNNISDLAEVSYLIVTSDTELNSSGRSINVVTLIWAGQAISWDIYISYGAGWELIENTKNNYYQIRDLPAGTYGFQVGDKTIEISLSVAVVPLPDIQNLTDYFNGSSVTLRWDNVTDIRKPIEYEVRYGNSWENGQSYGASVSNEFTPQNVGSYWFKARYYDSSLNEYIYSESASGITIAGVEIVKNYVAQFDEHELWSGDMLGLWVNGGSLVLSGTLNVSQWPMISTIPSIMYAGGVMPSGEYIIPDEHIVDIGSAQLCSVTCSYLAYGFNVIDLVSNWPLISSMPSIIGNAGAEWSIFPQIAIAGNDGIFGDWRAFIPTEYVGRMFKMRLLFESKNQNISIKVDTFSWAVDVPDRTERGNALSVPAEGITVAYSRPFLGIPNTQITILSAQENDDVHLSDQTLNGFTVQIKNGGVGVLRSINWMSQSY, from the coding sequence ATGGCGCTCCTGACCACAGTACACAACCCGTTCGACCCGATCGGAAGCCGTGAGATCAAAGAGGTGCCATCTGGCAAACCGATCTATGCCGTCATCGACGGGTTCTACTGCCAATTCGATGTCGTCGTATCCCTGAACGGGACAATCACCCACGACTATGAGTATGTCATCAAACCGGAAGATCATATCGGTTTTGTGGCTGTTCCTGGAAAAGGAGGAGGTAAAAATCCGATGATGGTAGTGGCCGCTATAGCGTTGGCAGTAGCTACAGCGGGGGCAAGTTCAGCCGCATCAGGAGCACTTACCGCAGCAGGGTATGGGGCAACTGCAGCTGCAGTAGGTGGCGCAGTTGCCGGTATGGCGGTAGCAATGGTTGGCGGGATGCTTATCAACTCGCTACTCGCACCTTCGGCCCAATCTGTAGGGTCTATCGAAGATATGAGTTCTTCTCCTACGTATGGATGGGAAAGCGCTCGAAACCAGAATAATGAAGGTGTTCCTCTCCCGATCATTTATGGGAAAGCCAAGCTTGTACCTCCGGTAATAAGCCAGTATGTAGAGACAAGCGGAAACAAGCAATACCTCAATGTGTTGTACGCTCTCAATGATGGTGAGATTGCATCCGTCAGTGATATTTACATCAACGGAAATCCCATAGGTTTTTATTCAGAGGTATCGTATGATGTTCGGCTCGGCACCAATAACCAATCACTGATACCATCTTTTGACAATACCAGAGTCGATACGTCTGTTGGGTCAAAGCTTGGCACTTCGGAAACGATAAGACGCACGTCATATAACAATGTGTCCGCTTTTACAGTTGTCGTTGCAGCACCGGCAGGGATGTACTATGCGAATAATACAGGCGGCCTGGACTATGTGAAAGTAGAGCTTGACATTAAGTACCGCATGGTCGGATCATCGGCATGGATAAGTCTGACGCAATACTCCCCGGTATATGAAACTCAGGTTGTTTGGGATGAAGCGTTGGGCGAGTATGTTGAAACAAATGTTTTGACCGGGTACGCATCAAACACTGTTGTATGTGGAGCTTCTACATCACCATTAAGATCCACTTTTTCTGTCGACAATCTTCCGCAGGGACAGTATGAAATCAGCGTGAAGAGAATTTCTACGGAAAGCACTTCGTCGCGCATGCAGGATAAAGTTTTTTTCGAATCGTTCACCGAGGTAATCTATGATGATTTTACCTATCCAAACACCGCCCTGCTTTCGATACGTGCTCTGGCAACTGACCAACTATCAGGCTCGATGCCAACGATTTCGTGTGTAGTTAATCGCGGTGCTAATACGTCAAATCCATCCGTAGCCGCTCAGAATATCCTGACAACCATAGGGGGGGAAATAAACCAGGGTGCTTTCGATGCTTGGTCTCAATGGTGTACCTCTGAAAATCTAGAATGCAACATTGTTTTCGATAGCGAAGTAAATGTCCGTGATGCATTGAATATGGTCGGGCTTCTCGGCCGAGCCAATATCATCCAAATCGGATCAGAATTTACTCCGCTCATCGAAAAAGAAGAAATACTTCCTGTGCAGCGATTTTTATTCACGATGGGCAATATCATCCAGGACAGTTTCAGGGAAGACTATCTGCCTCTGTCTGATCGATCCAATGTTGTCGAAATTACCTATTACGACGCATCTCTCGAGTATGAACGCCAGAGCGTTGAATTGTACCAGCACGGATTTGATGAAAGCACCGATACAGTACGCAAAGCCTCGATCGCTTTGTACGGGTGTACTTCACGAGCTCAGGCCATTCGGCATGGCAGATTTCAGCTAAATAAAAACAGATATCTAACCAATACCGTCAGTTTTGAAGCCGATGTGGATGCTATCGCATGTACTATCGGAGACATTATAGACGTATCGCATGACGTACCTCAATGGGGGTATTCAGGGCGTTTTTTGAAAGCTTCATTGGTCGACGATATGAGCTGGGCGTTTATCCAAAGCACAACGGTCAATGGGGTAATCGCCTCCGTATTAAACACGCGGCTCATGCAGATAGATCGTATCGTAACGCTTCTACCTGGAGTCGAATATGGAATAGCAGTCAGGCTCAAAGACGACAGTCGATACACCGTATCAATCTCAACCGATACCTTTACAGAAACCGACATTCTACCTATGCCAAATTCGATTGATGCCCAGCGTTACGACCTGTATGCATTCGGTACCACCAACAGGGTGTCAAAAATGTTCAGGGTTATAACAATCAACAGATCGTCGGATCAAAGACGAAAGATCAATGCTATAGAGTACATCCCTGAAGTTTATAACGACACTACTGACACCATCGAAGTCAACAATATATCCGATCTTGCAGAAGTTTCATATCTTATTGTAACCTCAGACACAGAACTGAATTCCAGTGGCCGCAGCATAAACGTGGTTACCCTCATATGGGCAGGTCAGGCTATATCATGGGATATCTACATTTCTTATGGTGCCGGCTGGGAACTGATTGAAAATACGAAAAACAACTACTACCAGATTCGGGACCTTCCGGCCGGAACGTACGGATTTCAAGTCGGTGATAAAACGATAGAAATAAGTTTGTCGGTAGCTGTAGTGCCGCTCCCCGATATTCAAAACCTTACCGACTATTTCAACGGATCGAGCGTCACTCTGCGATGGGATAACGTTACAGATATCAGGAAGCCTATCGAGTACGAAGTACGCTACGGAAACTCATGGGAAAACGGGCAATCATACGGGGCATCGGTGTCTAATGAGTTTACCCCTCAAAATGTAGGATCGTACTGGTTCAAAGCACGGTATTACGACAGCAGCCTAAACGAGTATATCTATTCTGAATCGGCTTCAGGGATAACAATCGCCGGGGTTGAGATCGTCAAAAATTATGTTGCACAGTTTGATGAACACGAGTTGTGGTCGGGCGATATGTTAGGACTGTGGGTCAATGGGGGAAGCTTGGTATTGTCAGGTACTCTGAATGTATCACAATGGCCAATGATCTCTACCATTCCTTCCATCATGTACGCAGGCGGAGTAATGCCGTCAGGTGAATATATCATCCCTGATGAGCATATCGTTGATATCGGAAGTGCGCAGCTATGTAGCGTCACATGTTCGTATTTGGCATATGGGTTTAACGTCATCGATCTAGTGAGCAACTGGCCGCTTATATCTTCGATGCCGTCAATCATTGGCAATGCAGGGGCAGAATGGTCTATTTTTCCACAAATAGCAATCGCGGGTAATGATGGAATATTTGGGGATTGGAGAGCATTTATACCTACTGAATATGTAGGTAGAATGTTTAAAATGAGGCTCCTTTTTGAGTCAAAAAACCAAAACATATCGATCAAAGTCGATACGTTCAGCTGGGCGGTAGACGTACCGGATCGTACTGAACGCGGAAACGCACTATCGGTTCCTGCAGAAGGAATAACGGTTGCCTATAGCAGACCGTTCCTCGGAATACCTAATACCCAGATCACGATTCTGTCAGCTCAGGAAAACGACGACGTTCATCTGAGCGATCAAACATTGAATGGGTTCACAGTTCAAATCAAAAACGGAGGCGTAGGGGTGCTTCGATCAATCAACTGGATGAGTCAATCTTATTAA
- a CDS encoding NlpC/P60 family protein, translating to MIARFIGIPFGDGEPSFSGANCYGLVRLFYREHLGVEIPDLRVHSDHSNRVWATYLREISERWDRVEEPQFGDVVAMAQDISHPRIVQHVGVYVGDGKVLHTLNKIHSHIVTLESVKYSVRGYHRWRS from the coding sequence ATGATCGCGCGGTTCATCGGGATACCGTTTGGCGACGGTGAGCCATCGTTTAGTGGTGCGAATTGTTACGGTCTTGTTCGGCTCTTTTACCGCGAACACCTCGGAGTTGAGATCCCGGATCTTCGCGTCCACTCCGATCACTCGAACCGCGTATGGGCAACGTACCTGCGCGAGATCAGTGAGCGGTGGGACCGTGTAGAAGAACCGCAGTTCGGCGACGTCGTGGCGATGGCGCAGGATATCTCTCATCCGCGCATCGTTCAGCATGTCGGGGTCTATGTCGGTGATGGCAAAGTGCTCCACACGCTGAACAAGATCCATTCACACATCGTCACCCTTGAGAGTGTCAAATACTCCGTGAGAGGATATCACCGATGGCGCTCCTGA